In Dromiciops gliroides isolate mDroGli1 chromosome 4, mDroGli1.pri, whole genome shotgun sequence, one DNA window encodes the following:
- the CALHM4 gene encoding calcium homeostasis modulator protein 4: MMDTSLSDILCSLQKSGTFINTLIAGLTICGQQLFSSFTFSCPCQPGNNLYYGSAFLIIPALVLLIVGYALRSQTWMITKESCCCSSSPHLRSVYSLQRKLACLTFFSITGRALVAPLTWLAVTLLTGTHYECAASEYVSVDQYSVFDNFSVPERQEMLAEFPCFEQIPADMLAVRNEVALQLRYQSQMLGWTLIAVATLVAFLSCCLARCCSPLNSQQHYYWSCHVRNERELFEQAAEQHSRILITQRIKELFGFTPGCEDVRQIRIPSCQDWKDISRPSLVCITDNEQGHYNFLGERLDVNCEEGKSEAIELTS, from the exons ATGATGGATACAAGCCTCAGCGACATTCTGTGTTCTCTACAAAAGAGTGGGACCTTTATCAATACCTTGATAGCAGGTCTAACGATATGTGGACAAcaactcttctcttctttcacgTTTAGCTGCCCCTGCCAGCCCGGGAACAACCTCTACTATGGCTCAGCTTTTCTCATTATTCCAGCTCTGGTCCTCCTGATTGTTGGCTATGCTCTGAGAAGTCAAACATGGATGATAACCAAGGAAAGCTGCTGTTGTAGCTCCTCTCCTCATCTGCGCTCTGTGTATTCCCTGCAGCGCAAGCTTGCGTGCCTCACATTCTTTAGCATCACAGGGAGAGCTCTGGTAGCCCCGCTGACATGGCTGGCAGTGACTCTGCTGACAGGTACCCACTATGAGTGTGCAGCAAGTGAATATGTCTCAGTGGACCAATACAGTGTGTTTGACAATTTCAGTGTTCCTGAACGCCAAGAGATGCTGGCTGAATTTCCATGCTTTGAACAGATTCCTGCTGACATGCTTGCGGTGAGAAATGAAGTGGCTCTTCAGCTCAGGTATCAGTCACAG ATGTTGGGCTGGACTTTAATTGCAGTGGCAACTCTAGTGGCCTTCCTTTCCTGCTGCCTAGCAAGATGCTGTTCCCCACTTAACTCCCAGCAGCATTATTACTGGTCCTGTCACGTCCGAAATGAAAGAGAGCTGTTTGAACAGGCTGCAGAACAGCACTCCAGAATCCTTATCACGCAGCGCATCAAGGAATTGTTTGGTTTCACGCCTGGGTGTGAAGATGTCAGGCAAATTCGGATTCCTTCTTGTCAGGACTGGAAGGACATTTCAAGACCCAGCCTTGTATGCATCACTGACAATGAGCAAGGACATTACAATTTCCTTGGGGAGAGATTAGATGTGAATTGTGAGGAAGGAAAATCAGAAGCTATTGAACTGACATCCTGA